A single Symbiobacterium thermophilum IAM 14863 DNA region contains:
- a CDS encoding methylglyoxal synthase, which yields MRIALIAHDNRKQDMLKFVKDHKSAFEGHQLFATGTTGKLIREHTGLDVHCFLSGPLGGDQQIGSRVATGEIDMVIFLRDPLTAMPHEPDVQGLLRLCDVRDIPVATNLGSARMFADDLMRLKDVK from the coding sequence TTGCGCATCGCCCTGATCGCCCACGACAACCGCAAGCAGGACATGCTGAAGTTCGTGAAGGACCACAAGTCCGCGTTCGAGGGGCACCAGCTGTTCGCCACCGGCACCACGGGGAAGCTGATCCGGGAGCACACCGGACTGGACGTGCACTGCTTCCTGTCGGGCCCGCTGGGCGGGGACCAGCAGATTGGCTCCCGGGTGGCCACCGGGGAGATCGACATGGTGATCTTCCTGCGGGACCCCCTCACGGCGATGCCCCATGAACCGGACGTGCAGGGGCTTCTCCGGCTGTGTGACGTGCGGGACATCCCGGTGGCCACGAACCTGGGCTCGGCGCGCATGTTCGCCGACGACCTGATGCGCCTGAAGGACGTGAAGTAG